In Bacillota bacterium, a genomic segment contains:
- a CDS encoding carbohydrate kinase family protein: protein MPAEVVATGYPSLDYIAFVSPDSPATGTRLLSSSSRRPQFGGCAANVGVALQRLGVTVALAFALGDDEEGAAYREALAQAGVDVAGVQVL, encoded by the coding sequence GTGCCCGCCGAGGTGGTCGCCACCGGGTACCCCAGCCTGGACTACATCGCTTTCGTGTCGCCGGACTCGCCGGCGACGGGCACCCGGCTGCTTTCGAGCTCGTCTCGCCGTCCCCAGTTCGGCGGGTGCGCCGCCAACGTCGGGGTGGCGCTGCAGCGGCTCGGGGTGACGGTGGCGCTGGCGTTCGCCCTGGGGGACGACGAAGAGGGCGCCGCCTACCGGGAGGCGCTGGCGCAGGCGGGCGTGGACGTGGCCGGCGTGCAGGTGCT